From the Pyramidobacter porci genome, the window CGCCGGCGGCTCGTGAAAACCCAAACCTTTCTCTCCGTTCGCCATCACAGACTTTGTTTCCCACACAGGAGGGGATCGCGTGAGCAGAAAAGACGTCATGAACAAAAAGCCGGAGGAATGCAAATATTCGTTCTTCAGCCACAAGGACTGCGAGTTCTTCCCGTGTCACAGGGGAGTCGCGCCGGAGGACTTCAACTGCCTGTTCTGTTATTGTCCGCTGTACTGCCTCGGGCGCGAGTGCGGCGGCAACTTCCGTTACCTCGAAAACGGCGTCAAGGACTGCTCGAACTGCCTGATCCCGCACCGGCGCGACAGCTACGGCTACATCGCCGCGCGCTTCACGAAGATCGTCAGGGCCATGCAGGAGCGCGAGCGGGCCGCCGCGAAGGACGAAG encodes:
- a CDS encoding cysteine-rich small domain-containing protein, producing the protein MSRKDVMNKKPEECKYSFFSHKDCEFFPCHRGVAPEDFNCLFCYCPLYCLGRECGGNFRYLENGVKDCSNCLIPHRRDSYGYIAARFTKIVRAMQERERAAAKDEE